The Agrobacterium cucumeris genome has a segment encoding these proteins:
- the blh gene encoding bifunctional sulfur transferase/dioxygenase Blh, producing the protein MSAVKINERLTVAGQPEIADFPSISSQGYKSIINARPDGEDAGQPGNMREKTAAGTAGLTYSFIPVTGPTMTEADIRAFQQAMAAADGPVFAHCKGGTRALTLYVLGEALDARMQQSEIEAFGRTHGFDLSGAVRWLERRALAAPHVKAFFDPRTSSLQYVVSDPATGRCAIIDPVFDFDEKSGATGTMNADAILAYVESEGLSVEWILDTHPHADHFSAAYYLKQKTGAQTAIGAKVTGVQKLWQAKYNWPDLETDGSQWDRLFEAGDRFNIGSLDARVLFSPGHTLASVTYVVGDTAFVHDTVFMPDSGTARADFPGGSAGELWASIQDILALPDETRLFTGHDYQPGGRAPKWESTVAEQKRSNPHLAGVTEEGFIRLREARDRTLPMPKLILHALQVNIRGGRLPKPEANGKRYLKFPLDGLEGSTW; encoded by the coding sequence ATGAGCGCCGTCAAGATCAACGAGCGTCTGACCGTAGCGGGCCAGCCGGAGATCGCCGATTTCCCTTCAATCTCCTCTCAAGGGTATAAAAGCATCATCAACGCGCGACCGGATGGCGAAGACGCCGGCCAGCCGGGCAATATGCGGGAAAAAACTGCCGCCGGCACAGCGGGTCTGACTTACAGCTTCATTCCGGTGACGGGACCGACCATGACCGAGGCCGATATTCGCGCTTTCCAGCAGGCGATGGCCGCGGCCGACGGCCCTGTTTTTGCCCATTGCAAAGGCGGCACCCGCGCGCTGACACTCTACGTGCTCGGCGAAGCGCTTGACGCGCGTATGCAGCAAAGCGAAATCGAGGCTTTCGGCAGGACGCACGGTTTTGACCTGTCCGGCGCGGTTCGCTGGCTGGAGCGGCGGGCTTTGGCGGCACCCCACGTCAAGGCATTCTTCGATCCGCGTACATCCAGCCTGCAATATGTCGTTTCGGACCCGGCGACCGGACGCTGCGCCATTATCGACCCCGTCTTTGATTTCGATGAAAAATCCGGCGCGACGGGCACGATGAATGCCGATGCCATTCTGGCCTATGTCGAAAGCGAAGGCCTGTCGGTAGAATGGATACTCGATACCCATCCGCATGCCGACCACTTTTCCGCCGCCTATTATCTGAAACAGAAAACCGGCGCCCAGACCGCCATCGGCGCAAAAGTTACCGGTGTGCAAAAACTCTGGCAGGCGAAATATAACTGGCCCGATCTGGAGACCGATGGCTCGCAATGGGATCGGCTGTTTGAAGCGGGTGACAGGTTCAACATCGGTTCACTGGATGCCCGCGTGCTGTTTTCGCCCGGCCACACACTGGCTTCCGTCACCTATGTCGTGGGCGACACCGCCTTTGTGCATGATACGGTTTTCATGCCGGATTCCGGCACCGCGCGCGCCGATTTTCCAGGTGGCAGCGCCGGGGAGCTTTGGGCTTCCATTCAGGATATCCTTGCCCTTCCTGACGAAACACGGCTTTTCACCGGCCATGACTACCAGCCCGGCGGCCGCGCACCGAAATGGGAAAGCACGGTCGCAGAACAGAAACGCAGCAATCCGCATCTGGCCGGCGTGACGGAAGAAGGCTTCATCCGTCTGCGCGAAGCTCGGGATCGCACCTTGCCGATGCCCAAGCTCATTCTGCACGCACTGCAGGTCAATATCCGTGGTGGCCGCCTGCCGAAGCCGGAGGCCAACGGCAAACGCTACCTCAAATTCCCGCTCGATGGGCTGGAGGGTAGCACATGGTGA
- the bigR gene encoding sulfite-sensing transcriptional repressor BigR, translating to MVKDNNWQQVPGIAEIPLPAMEERAVEVALLLKTLAHPARLMLACTLAQAEFSVGELETKLDIHQPTLSQQLGVLREAGVVETRREAKQIFYRMSETKAAQLIEALYAIFCAPEAAP from the coding sequence ATGGTGAAAGACAATAATTGGCAACAGGTTCCGGGGATCGCCGAAATCCCCCTGCCCGCCATGGAAGAACGCGCCGTCGAAGTTGCGCTGCTTTTAAAGACACTCGCCCATCCTGCCCGGCTGATGCTGGCCTGCACTCTGGCGCAGGCAGAATTTTCAGTCGGCGAACTGGAGACGAAGCTTGATATTCACCAGCCCACACTTTCCCAGCAGCTCGGCGTGCTGCGGGAAGCGGGTGTCGTCGAAACCCGGCGCGAAGCCAAGCAGATTTTCTACCGGATGAGCGAAACGAAAGCGGCCCAGCTTATCGAGGCTCTCTACGCCATATTCTGTGCACCGGAGGCGGCCCCGTGA
- a CDS encoding YeeE/YedE family protein: protein MSPYWPSLFGGMLLGLACILLFLFNGRIAGISGIMGRMLGRERRLADLAFLAGLLAGPYLYAAAFGRLPTITIIAPWPLIIIAGLLVGFGTRMGSGCTSGHGIMGLARFSRRSIAATATFLMTGIVAATITGAMS, encoded by the coding sequence GTGAGCCCCTATTGGCCCTCGCTTTTCGGCGGCATGCTTCTCGGTCTTGCATGCATCCTCCTGTTTCTGTTCAACGGCCGCATCGCCGGCATCAGCGGTATCATGGGCAGGATGCTCGGCCGGGAGCGGCGGCTTGCCGATCTGGCCTTCTTGGCCGGCCTGCTGGCCGGGCCCTATCTTTACGCCGCCGCATTCGGCCGGCTTCCGACGATAACCATAATCGCCCCATGGCCGCTGATCATCATTGCCGGTCTGCTGGTGGGTTTTGGCACGCGCATGGGCTCCGGCTGCACCTCCGGCCACGGCATCATGGGGCTGGCCCGGTTTTCCCGGCGCTCCATCGCCGCAACCGCAACCTTTCTGATGACCGGCATTGTCGCGGCAACGATAACGGGAGCCATGTCATGA
- a CDS encoding YeeE/YedE family protein — MKNQAMARVALALIAGALFGFGLSLSGMVDPARVSGFLDVASGHWDPSLMFVLGGAVSVAVPGVLLSRFIARPVLAEDFSLPAKTRIDRPLILGSAIFGIGWGLAGFCPGPALSAFALGLLPVILFVCAMIAGMLAHDRLLAKKP; from the coding sequence ATGAAAAATCAAGCCATGGCGCGTGTTGCGCTGGCATTGATCGCAGGAGCACTGTTCGGTTTCGGTCTGTCGCTCTCCGGCATGGTCGATCCGGCCCGCGTTTCAGGTTTTCTCGATGTGGCGAGCGGCCATTGGGACCCGAGCCTGATGTTTGTTCTTGGCGGTGCAGTCTCGGTCGCCGTGCCGGGTGTTCTGCTCAGCCGTTTTATTGCCAGACCGGTTCTTGCCGAAGACTTCAGCCTTCCGGCAAAAACCCGCATCGACCGGCCGCTCATCCTTGGTTCAGCCATTTTCGGCATTGGCTGGGGGCTTGCCGGTTTCTGCCCCGGCCCGGCACTGTCGGCTTTCGCTCTCGGGCTTCTGCCGGTCATTCTTTTTGTCTGCGCCATGATTGCAGGCATGTTGGCGCATGATCGCCTCCTGGCAAAAAAGCCATAG
- the gpmI gene encoding 2,3-bisphosphoglycerate-independent phosphoglycerate mutase, which translates to MRTPKPVVLTILDGWGLNEDTSSNAPVLANTPTVDRLFATCPNARLTTFGPNVGLPTGQMGNSEVGHTNIGAGRIVAMDLGQIDLAIEDGSFFRNAAMLDFAATVKAAGGVAHLMCVVSDGGVHGHILHGQAAVKLMISHGLKVVVHAITDGRDVAPQSAEDFVAALVASLPQGASIGTVIGRYYAMDRDNRWERVEKAYDAMVLGKGEHAPDAVSAVAQSYKNDVTDEFILPTVINGYEGFKAGDGLFCLNFRADRAREILLAIGADDFDGFAREKPVLSALLGMVEYSTRHAAFMTTAYPKRDIANTLGAWVAKHGLTQFRLAETEKYPHVTFFLNGGKEEPEVGEDRFMPKSPKVATYDLQPEMSAPEVTEKFVEAIGKGYDLIVTNYANPDMVGHTGDLQAAIKACEAVDRGLAAVVAALETVGGAMLVIADHGNCETMVDPVTGGPHTAHTTNPVPVILFGGPQGAKLHDGILADVAPTLLQLMNVQLPPEMTGKSLIDL; encoded by the coding sequence ATGCGCACTCCCAAACCCGTTGTCCTGACTATTCTCGATGGCTGGGGGCTGAACGAGGACACATCCAGCAATGCGCCGGTGCTGGCGAATACGCCCACCGTGGACCGGCTTTTCGCCACCTGCCCGAATGCGAGGCTCACCACCTTCGGCCCGAATGTCGGTCTGCCCACCGGGCAGATGGGCAATTCGGAAGTCGGCCACACCAATATCGGCGCCGGCCGCATCGTCGCCATGGATCTCGGCCAGATCGATCTGGCCATTGAGGATGGCAGCTTTTTCCGCAATGCGGCGATGCTCGATTTCGCCGCCACGGTGAAGGCCGCGGGCGGTGTGGCGCATCTGATGTGCGTCGTTTCCGATGGCGGCGTCCATGGCCATATTCTCCACGGTCAGGCGGCGGTGAAGCTCATGATCAGCCATGGTCTGAAAGTCGTCGTGCATGCCATCACCGATGGCCGCGATGTCGCGCCGCAATCGGCGGAAGATTTTGTTGCGGCGCTGGTGGCGAGCCTGCCGCAAGGCGCCAGCATCGGCACTGTGATCGGCCGTTATTATGCGATGGATCGCGACAATCGCTGGGAGCGCGTTGAAAAGGCCTATGACGCCATGGTTCTCGGCAAGGGCGAACATGCGCCTGATGCGGTTAGCGCGGTCGCGCAGAGCTACAAGAACGATGTGACGGATGAATTCATTCTGCCGACTGTGATCAATGGTTATGAGGGTTTCAAGGCCGGCGATGGGTTGTTCTGCCTGAACTTCCGCGCTGACCGTGCCCGTGAAATCCTGCTTGCCATCGGTGCGGATGACTTTGATGGTTTCGCGCGTGAAAAGCCCGTGCTTTCGGCATTGCTTGGCATGGTGGAATATTCCACCCGGCACGCTGCTTTCATGACGACGGCCTATCCGAAGCGCGATATCGCCAATACGCTGGGTGCATGGGTGGCAAAACACGGGCTCACGCAGTTCCGTCTCGCCGAAACCGAAAAATACCCGCATGTCACCTTCTTCCTGAATGGCGGCAAGGAAGAGCCGGAGGTGGGCGAAGACCGCTTCATGCCGAAATCCCCCAAGGTTGCGACGTATGATCTGCAGCCGGAAATGAGCGCGCCGGAAGTGACGGAGAAATTCGTCGAGGCGATCGGCAAGGGCTACGATCTTATCGTCACAAATTACGCGAATCCGGACATGGTTGGTCATACCGGGGATCTGCAGGCCGCTATCAAGGCTTGCGAAGCCGTGGATCGCGGGCTTGCTGCTGTCGTCGCCGCTCTCGAGACAGTCGGTGGCGCCATGCTGGTAATCGCTGATCACGGCAATTGCGAAACCATGGTCGACCCCGTAACCGGCGGCCCGCACACGGCGCATACCACCAATCCGGTGCCGGTGATCCTGTTTGGCGGCCCGCAGGGTGCAAAGCTGCATGACGGCATTCTCGCCGATGTCGCGCCCACCTTGCTGCAACTGATGAACGTGCAGTTGCCCCCGGAAATGACGGGCAAGAGCCTGATCGACCTGTAA
- a CDS encoding dihydrolipoamide acetyltransferase family protein: MAEYTITMPDVGEGVAEAELVEWNVKPGDPVHEDMVLAAVMTDKATVEIPSPVAGIVTWLAVTVGNTVPVKAPLVRIETDVSAAAPEVNAPEAEAPADMTEAPPPVETQPAARPAENSPLPPPPAEPHHKPLASPAVRQRADDLDIDLTKVKGTGPDGHITHADLDGFLTVRERPERPEPAAAHDSAVEEVKVTGLRRKIAEKMVLSAFRIPHITYVEEIDVTDLEDLRATMNGNRRSGQPKLTILPFLMRALVRAVADHPGMNATFDDENGVVRHYEAVHIGIATQTPSGLTVPVVRHTEALGLWACADEVSRVAEAARTGTAHREELMGSTITISSLGALGGVVSTPIINHPEVAIIGVNKIMTRPVWDGSRFVPRKMMNLSSSFDHRVVDGWDAAVFIQAVKALLEKPALIFIDG, from the coding sequence ATGGCGGAATATACCATTACAATGCCCGATGTCGGCGAAGGCGTCGCTGAAGCCGAACTGGTAGAATGGAACGTCAAGCCGGGTGATCCGGTGCATGAGGACATGGTGCTGGCCGCCGTGATGACTGACAAGGCAACGGTCGAGATTCCGTCGCCGGTGGCGGGCATCGTCACCTGGCTGGCCGTGACGGTCGGAAATACCGTGCCGGTGAAGGCACCACTTGTCCGCATCGAAACCGATGTCTCTGCCGCCGCTCCCGAGGTCAACGCGCCGGAAGCCGAAGCGCCGGCGGATATGACGGAAGCGCCGCCACCCGTCGAAACCCAGCCGGCTGCGCGTCCCGCCGAGAATTCGCCGCTGCCGCCGCCTCCAGCCGAACCGCACCACAAACCGCTGGCGTCTCCCGCCGTTCGCCAGCGTGCCGACGATCTCGATATTGATCTCACAAAGGTCAAGGGAACCGGGCCGGACGGGCATATCACCCATGCCGATCTCGATGGGTTCTTAACCGTGCGGGAAAGGCCGGAACGCCCCGAGCCGGCAGCGGCCCACGATAGCGCCGTCGAGGAAGTGAAGGTGACGGGGCTGCGGCGCAAGATTGCCGAGAAGATGGTGCTCTCCGCTTTCCGTATTCCGCACATTACCTATGTCGAGGAAATCGACGTGACGGATCTCGAAGATTTGCGCGCGACCATGAACGGCAATCGTCGTTCCGGACAGCCGAAACTGACGATCCTGCCGTTTCTGATGCGCGCTCTGGTGAGAGCCGTGGCTGACCATCCTGGCATGAATGCCACTTTCGACGATGAGAACGGTGTCGTCCGCCATTACGAAGCCGTCCATATCGGCATTGCCACGCAAACACCGTCCGGCCTCACCGTTCCGGTCGTGCGCCACACCGAAGCACTCGGCCTGTGGGCATGTGCAGACGAGGTCTCACGCGTTGCCGAAGCCGCCCGCACCGGCACGGCGCATCGGGAGGAACTGATGGGCTCCACCATCACCATAAGTTCGCTCGGAGCCCTGGGTGGTGTGGTCTCGACGCCCATCATCAACCATCCGGAGGTGGCGATCATCGGCGTCAACAAGATCATGACGCGTCCGGTCTGGGATGGCTCACGCTTCGTGCCGCGCAAGATGATGAACCTGTCGTCCAGCTTTGATCACCGGGTGGTCGATGGCTGGGATGCCGCCGTCTTCATCCAGGCCGTCAAGGCGCTCCTGGAAAAGCCGGCACTGATATTCATCGACGGTTGA
- a CDS encoding alpha-ketoacid dehydrogenase subunit beta, producing the protein MARMTMIEAVRSAMDVSMERSDDVVVFGEDVGYFGGVFRATQGLQGKYGKTRCFDAPISESGIVGTAIGMAAYGLRPCVEIQFADYMYPAYDQITQEAARIRYRSNGDFTCPIVLRMPTGGGIFGGQTHSQSPEALFTHVCGLKVVVPSNPYDAKGLLIASIEDPDPVMFLEPKRLYNGPFDGHHDRPVTPWSKHDMGEVPEGHYTIPIGKAEIRRPGNAVTVIAYGTMVHVALAAAEETGVDAEIIDLRSLLPLDLDSIVKSVSKTGRCVMVHEATLTSGFGAEVVSLVQEHCFYHLEAPVVRVAGWDTPYPHAQEWDYFPGPARVGRALVEVMEA; encoded by the coding sequence ATGGCAAGAATGACGATGATTGAAGCCGTTCGCAGCGCCATGGATGTGTCCATGGAGCGCAGCGACGATGTCGTGGTGTTCGGCGAAGACGTGGGTTATTTCGGCGGCGTCTTCCGCGCCACGCAGGGGCTGCAGGGGAAATACGGCAAGACCCGCTGTTTCGATGCGCCGATCAGCGAATCCGGCATTGTCGGCACCGCCATCGGCATGGCCGCTTACGGGTTGCGACCCTGTGTCGAAATCCAGTTCGCCGATTACATGTATCCCGCCTATGACCAGATCACCCAGGAAGCGGCGCGCATTCGTTATCGCTCCAATGGCGATTTCACCTGCCCGATCGTGCTCAGAATGCCCACTGGCGGCGGTATTTTCGGCGGGCAGACGCATAGCCAGAGCCCGGAAGCGCTTTTCACCCATGTCTGCGGGCTGAAGGTGGTTGTTCCCTCCAACCCTTATGATGCCAAGGGGCTGTTGATTGCCTCGATCGAAGACCCCGACCCCGTGATGTTTCTGGAGCCGAAGCGGCTCTATAACGGTCCCTTCGACGGGCACCACGACCGGCCGGTCACCCCGTGGTCCAAACACGATATGGGCGAGGTGCCGGAAGGGCACTACACCATCCCCATCGGCAAGGCCGAAATCCGCCGCCCCGGAAACGCTGTCACCGTCATCGCTTATGGCACCATGGTGCATGTGGCGCTGGCGGCAGCGGAAGAAACCGGTGTGGATGCCGAGATCATCGATCTGCGCAGCCTGCTACCGCTTGATCTCGATAGTATCGTCAAATCCGTTTCCAAGACCGGCCGCTGTGTCATGGTGCATGAGGCGACGTTGACCTCCGGCTTCGGGGCCGAAGTGGTGTCGCTGGTGCAGGAACATTGTTTCTATCATCTGGAGGCCCCCGTCGTCCGTGTCGCCGGTTGGGATACGCCTTACCCGCATGCGCAGGAATGGGACTATTTTCCCGGACCCGCCCGCGTCGGACGCGCACTTGTCGAAGTCATGGAGGCCTGA
- a CDS encoding 3-methyl-2-oxobutanoate dehydrogenase (2-methylpropanoyl-transferring) subunit alpha translates to MDISETPHLSLHVPEPAVRPGGEPDFSNVKIPKAGSVPRPDVEAAPESMRDLAYSIIRVLNHQGEAVGPWAGLLSDEELLVGLKNMMRLRAFDARMLMAQRQGKTSFYMQHLGEEAVSCAFRKALSKGDMNFPTYRQAGLLIADDYPLVTMMNQIYSNELDPLHGRQLPVLYSSKEHGFFTVSGNLATQYVQAVGWAMASAIKGDTKIAAAWIGDGSTAESDFHSALVFASTYKAPVILNIVNNQWAISTFQGIARGGSGTFAARGLGFGIPALRVDGNDYLAVYAVARWAVERARRNLGPTLIEYVTYRVGAHSTSDDPSAYRPKTESEAWPLGDPVLRLKKHLTLRGVWSDERHRQAEAEIADEVLEAQREAESHGTLHEGKKPPKKDIFEGVYEEMPPHLARQRQKAGW, encoded by the coding sequence ATGGATATATCAGAAACGCCACATCTCAGCCTGCATGTTCCAGAGCCTGCGGTGCGGCCCGGCGGGGAGCCGGATTTCTCCAATGTGAAGATACCCAAGGCGGGCTCCGTGCCGCGTCCGGATGTGGAGGCTGCGCCGGAAAGCATGCGCGATCTCGCTTATTCGATCATCCGCGTCCTCAATCATCAGGGTGAAGCCGTCGGGCCGTGGGCCGGGCTGCTTTCGGACGAGGAATTGCTGGTCGGTCTCAAAAACATGATGCGGCTTCGGGCTTTCGATGCGCGCATGCTGATGGCGCAGCGACAGGGCAAGACTTCCTTTTACATGCAGCATCTGGGGGAGGAGGCAGTCAGTTGCGCCTTCCGCAAGGCGCTTTCCAAAGGCGACATGAATTTCCCGACCTACCGGCAGGCCGGGCTGCTGATCGCCGATGACTATCCGCTCGTCACCATGATGAACCAGATTTATTCCAACGAGCTCGACCCGCTGCACGGGCGGCAATTGCCGGTGCTCTATTCCTCGAAGGAGCACGGTTTCTTCACCGTCTCCGGCAACCTCGCCACACAATATGTGCAGGCGGTTGGCTGGGCGATGGCCTCGGCCATCAAGGGCGATACGAAGATCGCGGCCGCCTGGATTGGCGACGGTTCGACGGCGGAGTCGGATTTCCACTCCGCGCTGGTCTTCGCCTCCACCTACAAGGCCCCGGTCATCCTTAACATCGTCAACAATCAATGGGCCATTTCCACCTTTCAGGGCATTGCGCGCGGAGGGTCCGGCACATTTGCGGCGCGCGGGCTGGGCTTCGGCATTCCAGCACTTCGGGTCGATGGCAATGACTATCTCGCGGTTTATGCCGTGGCGCGCTGGGCCGTGGAGCGGGCGCGCCGCAATCTCGGCCCGACGCTGATCGAATATGTCACCTATCGTGTCGGCGCCCATTCCACCTCGGATGATCCTAGTGCTTACCGGCCAAAGACCGAATCCGAAGCCTGGCCGCTCGGCGATCCGGTTCTGCGATTGAAGAAACATCTCACCCTGCGCGGCGTCTGGTCGGATGAACGGCACCGGCAGGCAGAGGCGGAAATCGCCGACGAAGTGCTTGAAGCGCAACGCGAGGCGGAAAGCCACGGCACGCTGCATGAAGGCAAAAAACCGCCGAAAAAGGATATTTTCGAAGGCGTTTACGAGGAGATGCCGCCGCATCTCGCCCGCCAGCGCCAGAAGGCAGGATGGTAA
- a CDS encoding acyl-CoA dehydrogenase family protein → MILNEAQQQISDMARDFARERLAPGAASRDRESRFPKDELKEMGDLGFLGMLVSEDYGGSETGAVAYALALEEIAAGDGACSTIMSVHNSVGCVPILKFGTEDQKQRFLPKLASGEWIGGFALTEPQAGSDASNLKTRARRDGDRYILDGAKQFITSGKNGDVVIVFAVTDAAAGKKGITAFIVPTDTPGYEVIRVEEKLGLHSSDTCQIAFTEMAVPVELRLGEEGQGYRIALANLEGGRIGIAAQAVGMAQAAFEAARDYARERKAFGQAIVEHQAVAFRLADMATRITAARQLVLHAAALKEAGEPCLSEASMAKLFASEMAERVCSDAIQIHGGYGYMADYPVERIYRDVRICQIYEGTSDVQRMVIARNL, encoded by the coding sequence ATGATCCTGAACGAAGCCCAGCAGCAGATCAGTGACATGGCCCGCGATTTCGCCCGCGAGCGGCTGGCCCCAGGGGCTGCTTCGCGTGATCGGGAAAGCCGGTTCCCGAAAGACGAACTGAAGGAAATGGGAGACCTCGGTTTCCTCGGCATGCTGGTTTCGGAGGATTATGGCGGGTCGGAAACCGGGGCCGTCGCTTATGCCCTGGCGCTGGAGGAAATTGCTGCCGGTGACGGGGCCTGTTCCACCATCATGAGCGTCCATAATTCAGTCGGCTGCGTGCCGATCCTGAAATTCGGCACGGAAGACCAGAAACAGCGTTTCCTGCCGAAACTCGCTTCCGGCGAATGGATCGGCGGTTTTGCGCTGACCGAACCGCAGGCCGGTTCAGATGCTTCCAACCTGAAGACCCGCGCCCGGCGGGATGGCGACCGCTATATTCTTGATGGTGCAAAACAGTTCATAACGTCAGGCAAGAATGGTGATGTCGTCATCGTCTTCGCCGTCACCGATGCGGCGGCGGGCAAGAAGGGCATCACCGCCTTCATCGTGCCGACGGATACGCCGGGTTACGAGGTGATAAGGGTCGAAGAAAAGCTCGGCCTGCATTCGTCCGATACCTGCCAGATCGCCTTCACCGAGATGGCGGTCCCCGTCGAATTGCGGCTGGGCGAAGAGGGGCAGGGTTATCGCATCGCGCTTGCCAATCTGGAGGGTGGCCGCATCGGCATCGCCGCTCAGGCTGTCGGCATGGCGCAGGCGGCCTTCGAGGCGGCGCGGGATTATGCCCGCGAGCGCAAGGCCTTCGGGCAGGCAATCGTGGAGCACCAGGCGGTCGCGTTCCGGCTGGCGGATATGGCAACGCGGATTACGGCGGCGCGGCAGCTGGTGCTGCATGCCGCAGCGCTGAAGGAGGCGGGAGAGCCCTGTCTTTCGGAGGCCTCGATGGCCAAGCTCTTCGCCTCCGAAATGGCCGAACGCGTCTGCTCGGACGCCATCCAGATCCACGGCGGTTACGGCTACATGGCGGATTATCCGGTGGAGCGGATTTATCGCGATGTGCGCATTTGCCAGATTTACGAGGGGACAAGCGATGTCCAGCGCATGGTGATCGCACGGAATTTGTGA
- a CDS encoding acetyl-CoA C-acyltransferase, with protein sequence MTVHDPVVIVGAARTAMGGFQGEFKSVAAPDLGAAAIRAAVERAAVPVSDIDDVLMGCVLTAGQGQAPARQAAIAAGIPNSIGATTINKMCGSGMKAIMLGHDQIAAASSSIVLAGGMESMSNAPYLLDRARSGYRLGHGKVIDHMFLDGLEDAYDKGRLMGTFAEDCAETYQFTRAMQDDYALASLERARRAIAEGAFEAEITPVGDVAVDEQPGKARPEKIPQLKPAFRDGGTVTAANSSSISDGAAALVLMRRSEAERRGLSPLATIIGQASHADAPAGYPTAPIGAMKKLFDKTGWTARDVDLFEINEAFAVVAMAAMRDLDLPHDKVNVHGGACALGHPIGASGARIVVTLLAALQRHGLKRGVAAVCIGGGEATALGIERH encoded by the coding sequence TTGACTGTGCATGACCCTGTCGTGATCGTCGGGGCCGCCCGTACTGCTATGGGTGGGTTCCAGGGCGAATTCAAATCGGTGGCTGCGCCCGATCTTGGGGCCGCGGCGATCCGTGCGGCCGTCGAACGGGCCGCTGTTCCGGTTTCTGATATTGATGATGTATTGATGGGCTGTGTGCTCACGGCCGGGCAGGGGCAGGCGCCCGCCAGGCAGGCAGCCATTGCCGCCGGCATTCCCAATTCGATTGGCGCAACGACCATCAACAAGATGTGCGGCTCGGGCATGAAGGCGATCATGCTGGGCCATGACCAGATCGCAGCGGCAAGCTCTTCCATCGTGCTGGCGGGCGGCATGGAAAGCATGAGCAATGCGCCCTATCTGCTGGATCGCGCCCGAAGTGGCTATCGTCTCGGCCACGGCAAGGTCATCGACCATATGTTTCTCGACGGTCTCGAGGATGCCTATGACAAGGGCCGGCTGATGGGCACTTTCGCGGAAGATTGCGCTGAAACCTATCAATTTACCCGCGCCATGCAGGATGACTATGCGCTTGCCTCGCTGGAGCGGGCGCGTCGCGCCATAGCGGAGGGAGCCTTTGAAGCGGAAATCACGCCTGTCGGCGATGTTGCCGTGGATGAGCAGCCGGGCAAGGCAAGGCCGGAGAAAATCCCGCAGCTGAAGCCCGCCTTTCGCGATGGCGGAACGGTGACGGCGGCCAATTCCAGTTCTATCTCCGATGGTGCGGCCGCTCTCGTTCTCATGCGTCGCTCCGAAGCGGAAAGGCGGGGTCTTTCACCACTGGCGACCATCATCGGTCAGGCCTCCCATGCGGATGCCCCTGCCGGATATCCAACGGCTCCCATCGGCGCGATGAAAAAGCTGTTCGATAAAACCGGCTGGACGGCGAGGGATGTCGATCTCTTCGAAATCAACGAGGCCTTTGCCGTGGTGGCGATGGCGGCAATGCGCGATCTCGATCTGCCGCATGACAAGGTGAATGTGCATGGCGGGGCGTGTGCGCTCGGTCATCCGATCGGCGCTTCCGGCGCGAGGATCGTCGTCACCCTGCTGGCGGCCCTGCAGCGTCACGGGCTGAAGCGCGGCGTGGCCGCAGTCTGCATTGGCGGCGGTGAAGCAACCGCGCTCGGCATCGAGCGGCATTAA
- a CDS encoding Lrp/AsnC family transcriptional regulator — protein MIELDSFDRKILHVLGDDGRVSWRDLAARIGLSFTPTLRRVRKLEEEGIIRGYTAVFDENRLLGNMGVFISVTLERQIKEALTTFEHHVASIPEVVGGYQTSGSSDYLIHAMVRDLPHYQELLDFLTTVPGVSRIQSNFAIKTFVRRSAAFTGGDTP, from the coding sequence ATGATTGAGCTCGACAGTTTCGACCGCAAGATTTTGCATGTGCTCGGTGATGACGGGCGGGTGAGCTGGCGCGATCTGGCGGCCCGCATCGGTCTTTCCTTCACACCAACGCTGCGCCGTGTACGCAAACTGGAAGAGGAAGGCATCATTCGTGGCTATACCGCCGTGTTCGATGAAAACCGGCTGCTCGGCAATATGGGCGTCTTCATCTCCGTCACGCTGGAACGGCAGATCAAGGAAGCGCTGACGACCTTCGAACACCATGTCGCTTCTATCCCCGAAGTCGTGGGCGGTTATCAGACCAGCGGCAGTTCCGATTACCTGATCCACGCCATGGTGCGGGATTTGCCGCATTATCAGGAGCTACTGGATTTCCTGACCACGGTTCCCGGCGTGTCGCGCATCCAGTCCAATTTCGCCATCAAGACATTCGTGCGCCGTTCCGCCGCCTTCACCGGGGGTGACACGCCGTAA